In Legionella beliardensis, the following are encoded in one genomic region:
- the rseP gene encoding RIP metalloprotease RseP, which produces MFLTIVYFIIALVILITVHEYGHFVVARYCGVKVLRFSFGFGKVLGRWRDKHGTEFVWSLLPLGGYVKMLDESEEPVPNEEKHLAFNNKSVFARIAIVIAGPIFNFLFAFVALWLVLIIGIYSLAPVVETVKSGSPAAMAGMAANEEIIAFNEAPIKSWRDFQYALIPLIGSDETVTLTLKSLKTGQQKKVALPLATWELDAKNPDPLKSLGITPFIPTIPAVVGETVTDSPAQKAGLQAGDYIKQVNGKPLQDWLDLVKYVSDNPNKRLNLTVARGKQILQFSFMIGSQTKNGHTTGFIGVRSQKVDWPKQWLRYQHENPLQAIGTALTQTVELTKATFSLMIRFFTGKLAVQNVSGPVGIAQGAGESARSGFVYYLSFLALVSISLGALNLLPIPMLDGGHLLYYLIEIIRGQPLSDAAKSIGFCIGLVLLIALMGLGLSNDLARLLHK; this is translated from the coding sequence ATGTTTTTAACGATAGTTTATTTTATTATTGCCTTAGTCATACTTATCACCGTGCATGAGTATGGGCATTTTGTAGTTGCTAGGTATTGTGGCGTTAAGGTACTGCGCTTTTCCTTTGGCTTTGGTAAAGTCCTTGGTCGTTGGCGTGATAAACACGGAACAGAATTTGTATGGTCCTTATTGCCCCTAGGTGGCTATGTTAAAATGCTTGACGAAAGTGAAGAGCCGGTTCCTAATGAAGAAAAGCATTTAGCATTTAATAATAAATCAGTTTTTGCACGGATTGCCATCGTTATCGCTGGCCCTATTTTTAATTTTTTATTCGCTTTTGTCGCCTTATGGCTTGTCTTAATTATTGGAATTTATTCATTAGCGCCTGTGGTTGAAACGGTAAAATCAGGTAGTCCTGCCGCAATGGCTGGAATGGCTGCTAACGAAGAAATTATTGCTTTTAATGAAGCGCCTATAAAAAGCTGGCGTGATTTTCAGTATGCTTTAATCCCTTTAATTGGTAGCGATGAAACCGTGACTCTAACGTTAAAATCGCTTAAAACAGGGCAGCAAAAAAAGGTAGCTTTGCCTCTGGCAACTTGGGAGTTGGATGCTAAAAATCCTGACCCTTTAAAAAGCTTAGGTATTACTCCTTTTATTCCAACGATTCCGGCTGTTGTTGGCGAAACGGTAACCGACTCGCCAGCCCAAAAAGCGGGTTTACAGGCAGGCGATTACATCAAGCAAGTTAATGGCAAGCCCTTACAAGATTGGTTGGATTTAGTGAAATACGTTTCTGATAATCCCAATAAGCGCTTAAATTTAACTGTTGCTCGTGGCAAACAAATTTTGCAGTTTTCCTTTATGATTGGCAGTCAAACCAAAAATGGTCATACTACGGGTTTTATAGGCGTACGTTCGCAAAAAGTTGACTGGCCAAAGCAGTGGCTTAGGTATCAGCATGAAAACCCTTTGCAAGCCATTGGTACTGCATTGACACAAACAGTAGAACTAACAAAAGCGACATTTTCATTAATGATTCGTTTTTTTACTGGTAAGCTAGCGGTGCAAAATGTTAGTGGGCCTGTAGGCATCGCTCAAGGGGCTGGTGAATCGGCTCGCAGTGGCTTTGTCTATTATCTCTCATTTTTAGCATTAGTTAGTATTAGCTTAGGAGCGCTTAATTTATTACCTATACCTATGCTAGATGGCGGACATCTATTATACTATTTGATTGAAATTATTCGTGGCCAACCTTTATCAGATGCTGCAAAATCAATTGGTTTTTGTATAGGCTTAGTTCTTTTAATTGCATTAATGGGGTTAGGATTAAGCAACGATCTTGCAAGATTATTACACAAGTAA
- the bamA gene encoding outer membrane protein assembly factor BamA codes for MKKVSKKRVLGVCCSTMLAWSIHVQAAAGFVVRDIKVVGLQRVTVGTVLNYLPIQVGEEVGPDTTGEIIRALYDTGFFQSVSLERQGNTLIVNVIERATIGSINVVGNKEIPSDKMKELLKQMNLVKGRVFQRSALERLEKELKQAYNARGKYNAFIDTKVTSLTENRVAITITISEGRVSRIREIKFIGNHDFSTSELLSQMSLSTSNVFTYFSKRDQYSKTSMDASLEALRSFYLDRGYLKFNIISSQVMLSPDKKDVFINIHIDEGPQYRFSGYDVVGKTIVPKEKIASLVQVRKGDIFSRKKVTESISAIGLALGDQGFGFPAINAEPKIDEENKTVFITFIVDPGRHVYVRRINFHGNTKTADYALRDIIRQDEGALLSLHNIKESERRLRLLGYLKNINITTTPVPGANNQVDLDVQVEEAPSAEASASFGYGTNGPQFNAAFNQHNFMGTGRAIGLNFNASYWGQEYAFNYYNPFYTQSGIGRGFNFYYQTVDPDKLDVSSYSADRVGVDVSYSIPLSDISNIQLGYGYQNLNIKSVGIVQQIQQFVNLYGRNFNQIRLTGGWSRNTYDQFPYPTRGLNQQLTGLVALPADSDSLSYYKTTYSAHLYQPLIRGFILSMFGNIGYGNGFNKDVLPFYENFYAGGISQPGMVRGFQSYSLGPKDYYGRGMGGNFLVNGSLGLILPYPFSRETIRSTAFIDAGNVYDRGMPPLLSGTDSGPIRYSGGLSIEWRSPFGPLAFSVAKPLNRQPGDETQVFQFTVSSAL; via the coding sequence ATGAAGAAAGTCAGTAAAAAAAGAGTATTAGGCGTTTGCTGTTCAACAATGCTTGCATGGTCAATTCATGTCCAAGCGGCAGCTGGGTTTGTTGTTCGTGATATTAAGGTTGTAGGACTACAGCGGGTTACCGTTGGAACTGTTTTAAATTATTTACCCATACAAGTTGGGGAAGAAGTCGGACCTGATACAACGGGTGAAATTATTCGTGCGTTGTATGATACCGGCTTTTTTCAATCAGTATCTTTAGAAAGGCAGGGCAATACATTAATTGTCAATGTGATTGAGCGTGCTACGATTGGCTCTATCAATGTCGTGGGTAATAAAGAAATTCCTTCTGATAAAATGAAGGAGTTATTAAAACAAATGAATTTAGTGAAAGGGCGTGTGTTTCAACGCTCTGCTTTAGAACGACTAGAAAAAGAGTTAAAACAAGCTTATAACGCGCGTGGCAAATATAATGCCTTTATTGATACCAAAGTCACTTCCCTTACTGAGAATCGTGTTGCCATTACCATTACGATTTCTGAAGGACGAGTTTCTCGGATTCGCGAAATAAAATTTATTGGTAATCATGATTTTTCTACCAGTGAATTGTTATCACAAATGTCGTTATCGACGAGTAATGTATTTACCTATTTTTCTAAAAGGGATCAATATTCAAAGACGTCAATGGATGCGTCTTTAGAAGCACTACGCTCTTTTTATCTGGATAGAGGCTATTTAAAATTTAATATTATTTCCTCACAAGTCATGTTATCGCCTGATAAAAAAGATGTTTTTATTAATATTCATATTGATGAAGGCCCACAATATCGCTTCTCTGGCTATGATGTCGTTGGTAAAACTATCGTACCTAAAGAAAAAATAGCTTCTTTAGTGCAAGTGAGAAAAGGTGATATTTTTTCACGTAAAAAAGTAACTGAGAGTATTTCCGCAATTGGATTAGCGTTAGGTGATCAAGGCTTTGGTTTTCCTGCTATTAATGCTGAGCCTAAAATCGATGAAGAAAATAAAACAGTCTTTATTACCTTTATCGTTGATCCAGGTAGACATGTCTATGTTAGACGTATTAATTTTCATGGTAATACCAAAACAGCAGACTATGCTTTGCGTGACATTATTCGCCAAGATGAGGGCGCTTTATTATCGCTACATAACATTAAAGAATCTGAGCGCAGATTACGTCTTTTAGGTTATTTAAAGAATATTAATATCACGACAACACCCGTACCTGGTGCTAATAATCAAGTAGATTTAGATGTGCAGGTTGAGGAAGCCCCTTCTGCAGAAGCAAGTGCCTCGTTTGGCTATGGCACAAACGGTCCTCAATTTAACGCAGCGTTCAATCAACATAATTTTATGGGTACAGGGCGCGCGATAGGGTTAAATTTCAATGCGAGCTACTGGGGACAAGAGTATGCGTTTAATTACTATAATCCTTTTTATACCCAATCAGGGATAGGCCGAGGCTTTAATTTTTACTATCAAACGGTTGACCCTGATAAATTAGATGTAAGTTCTTATTCAGCAGACCGAGTTGGGGTTGACGTTAGCTACAGTATTCCTCTAAGCGATATAAGTAATATTCAACTAGGTTATGGTTATCAAAATTTAAATATTAAATCTGTAGGTATTGTGCAGCAGATTCAGCAATTTGTTAATCTGTACGGGCGCAACTTTAATCAAATTCGCTTAACAGGTGGCTGGAGCCGCAATACCTATGATCAGTTCCCTTATCCTACTCGCGGTTTAAATCAACAATTAACAGGGCTTGTGGCATTACCTGCTGATTCAGACTCGCTTTCTTACTACAAGACAACTTATTCAGCGCATTTATATCAGCCATTAATTCGCGGCTTTATTCTGTCTATGTTTGGTAACATAGGGTATGGTAATGGCTTTAATAAGGATGTCTTGCCCTTTTATGAAAACTTTTATGCTGGTGGTATTTCACAACCCGGTATGGTAAGAGGGTTTCAAAGTTACTCGCTAGGGCCAAAAGATTATTATGGCCGAGGTATGGGCGGTAATTTCTTAGTTAATGGTAGTCTAGGTTTAATTTTACCTTATCCCTTTAGCCGAGAAACAATAAGATCTACAGCTTTCATTGATGCGGGTAATGTATATGACCGGGGTATGCCGCCCTTATTATCGGGTACTGACTCAGGTCCCATACGTTATTCTGGTGGTTTATCAATCGAATGGCGATCTCCATTTGGCCCATTGGCGTTTAGTGTTGCTAAACCTTTAAATAGACAACCAGGCGATGAAACACAAGTATTTCAGTTTACGGTGTCATCAGCACTATAA
- a CDS encoding OmpH family outer membrane protein has translation MKRVGGFLIAILLSLGAVTAFADEAKIAVVDLQKIMQTSSQMKTIQQKLEKDFKPRRDKLVAMEDDLKKDMEKFKRDSAIMSQSQKKELEKKIVVTQQRFEREGQQYQQELSTAHNEAMEELYTKIRKAISKVAEAGKYDLVLQKDAAPFSTTKLDITDQVIKDIN, from the coding sequence ATGAAGCGTGTAGGTGGTTTTTTAATTGCCATATTGTTAAGTTTAGGGGCAGTAACTGCATTTGCTGACGAGGCAAAAATTGCTGTAGTTGATCTACAGAAAATTATGCAAACTTCTAGTCAAATGAAGACAATTCAACAAAAACTAGAAAAAGATTTTAAGCCCCGCCGTGATAAACTGGTGGCTATGGAAGATGATTTAAAAAAGGACATGGAAAAATTTAAGCGTGACAGCGCTATAATGAGCCAGAGCCAGAAGAAAGAATTAGAAAAGAAAATAGTCGTTACGCAACAACGATTTGAGCGCGAAGGGCAGCAATACCAACAAGAGTTAAGTACAGCTCATAATGAAGCAATGGAAGAGCTTTACACGAAAATAAGAAAAGCTATTTCTAAAGTGGCTGAAGCAGGAAAATATGATCTCGTACTGCAAAAAGACGCAGCGCCTTTTAGCACCACTAAGCTAGATATTACCGATCAAGTTATTAAAGACATTAATTAA
- the fabZ gene encoding 3-hydroxyacyl-ACP dehydratase FabZ: MSEPIDIIRILELLPHRYPFILVDRVMEYEALNYLIAIKNVTINEPFFMGHFPGNPIMPGVMMLEALAQASAILSNLSRTPKEGHEFLYFFAGIDNAKFKQIVTPGDQLRLEVKLIGQKRDFWRMHGEAFVGDKLACSADLMSAAKEVKSDR; encoded by the coding sequence ATGAGTGAGCCTATAGACATAATAAGAATTCTTGAACTATTACCGCATCGCTATCCTTTTATTCTGGTTGATAGAGTAATGGAATATGAAGCGTTAAATTATCTAATAGCAATTAAAAATGTCACCATTAATGAGCCATTTTTCATGGGCCATTTTCCTGGAAATCCTATTATGCCTGGTGTAATGATGCTTGAAGCATTAGCACAGGCTAGTGCTATTTTATCGAATTTATCTCGTACGCCTAAAGAAGGACATGAGTTTTTGTATTTTTTTGCAGGAATTGATAATGCCAAATTTAAGCAGATTGTTACACCAGGTGATCAGCTTCGGCTTGAAGTGAAGTTAATTGGGCAAAAACGTGATTTTTGGCGTATGCATGGTGAAGCATTTGTTGGCGACAAACTCGCCTGTTCCGCAGATTTAATGAGTGCAGCGAAGGAAGTGAAAAGTGATAGATGA